The nucleotide sequence CTGAGCACCACCTTGACGCACTCGTCCGCCTTCTGCCGGAACATCTCGAAGCCGATCGGCGCGTCGTCGAGCCGGAGCCGGTGGGTGATGACGAAGCTCGGATCGACCTCGCCGCGCCGGATCCGGTCCAGCAGCATCCGGGTGTAGCGCTGCACGTGGCACTGCCCGCTGCGCAGCGTCAGCGACCGGTTCATCAGCGAGCCGATCGGGAACTTGTCCACGAAGCCGGCGTACGCCCCGATCACCGAGACCGTGCCGCCGTTTCGGCAACTCATGATCGCCTCGCGTAGCGCGTGCGGCCGGTCGGTCTCCAGCCGGGCCGACTGCTTGGCGCGGTCGTAACCCGACAACAGCGCCGACGAGTGGTGCCCCTCCATGCCGACCGCGTCGATGCAGGCGTCCGGCCCCCGGCCGCCGGTCGTCTCGCGCAGCGCCTCCAGGACGTCGACCTCCTCGTAGTTCAGCGGCTCGGCACCGACCCGCTCCTGCGCCATCCGCAGCCGGTACGGGTACCTGTCGATCGCGATCACCCGCTCGGCCCCGAGCAGGTACGCGCTGCGCATCGCCAGCAGGCCCACCGCGCCGGCACCCCAGACCGCGACCACCTCCCCGCCGGTCAGCCCGCACATCTCGGCGCCCATGTACCCGGTCGGGAAGATGTCGGAGAGGAAGAGGACCTTCTCGTCGGACAGGTCGTCGGGAATCTTGATCGGTCCGACGTCGGCGAACGGCACCCGGGCGTACTCGGCCTGGCCGCCGGCGTACCCGCCGAGCATGTGCGAGTAGCCGAAGAGGCCGCCCGGCGAGTGTCCGAGCAGCTTCTCGGCGAGTCCGGCGTTGGGGTTGGAGTTCTCGCAGAGCGAGTAGAGGC is from Micromonospora sp. WMMD1102 and encodes:
- a CDS encoding zinc-dependent alcohol dehydrogenase, encoding MKANCWQGRQKVGVEEVPDPRILNGRDAVVRITSTAICGSDLHLFHGYIPTMKQGDILGHEFMGEVVEVGPEVGNLRVGDRVVVPFPISCGNCLACQAGLYSLCENSNPNAGLAEKLLGHSPGGLFGYSHMLGGYAGGQAEYARVPFADVGPIKIPDDLSDEKVLFLSDIFPTGYMGAEMCGLTGGEVVAVWGAGAVGLLAMRSAYLLGAERVIAIDRYPYRLRMAQERVGAEPLNYEEVDVLEALRETTGGRGPDACIDAVGMEGHHSSALLSGYDRAKQSARLETDRPHALREAIMSCRNGGTVSVIGAYAGFVDKFPIGSLMNRSLTLRSGQCHVQRYTRMLLDRIRRGEVDPSFVITHRLRLDDAPIGFEMFRQKADECVKVVLRT